GCGGTGCGCCCGAGGCGCCTGTAACGGCACAGGGGACGCGTCACAATGGGGGATGGCTATgagggtgcctgcaggcagcaccgGCCCAGAAcggcctggggcagcagtgagtgcgcacgcaggggggaggctgggctggacaagggccGGGGCAGAAACGTGGGCCCTGGGGGGGGTGTTCGCCCTGCGTCGAAACCCTGGCTGCGAGCGCCTCGGGCagggcacgctgctgctgcctccgtgCCTGGGCGCaggccttgctgcctcccagctgcctcgttccctctcctgcctgtccgCAGCTCTCTGCGGCTCCCGTCCGCGCTTCCCCGcgcaccagctcccttcctccttccctccctcccagccccactgaattccttctttctcctgcaggccatGGGCCTCGCAAGGCTCTTATTCTGGGTTCTGCAAAGCATATGCGTGCCCATGGTCGGTGATGAGTTGGATGAAGCCACACGTGAGTGCATGCAGCAGCTTTCGAAGATGCTCACGGAGGAGATGGCTCGGATAGCGCAGGAGCTGCATGAAGTcaaggagctgaagagaataGAGCACAACGGTGTGACCTGGAgtggcctgctctctgctgccttgtggaACTGGAAGTTTTGGGTGATCGccggcttcctgctcctcctgattgcagggctctgctgctgctttagcaaaagaagCCCTGAGCTGGACGGCAGCATCAGcggtgaagaggaggaagacagtgaagaagaagatgCCTCTGGCGTGGCAGATTTTGACACGTACATTGCAATGCGCAACGAGTGGTCATTGAACGAACTGTGGCATGCTTCCCTTGGTGCAACGTGTAATCATTGCTTACATTATTTCACTGTGCACCTCTGAGAGAAGACATGCTCTGCACAGTGGAAGACAGCAATTAGATCTCCCTTAGCCTGCCTTCTCGGAGAGATGCAGTGCTTGACAGCTGTGGTGTGGTGCAGTGCatggctgtgtcctgggttcagcagtagcagttgtttttcttggtagctggtgcagtgctgtgtttcgacttttggcctgggaacagcactgataacactgatgtttttagttactgctcaaatgttttattctggctaaggacttcgtgagtctcatgctctgccaaggacgaggggaggctgggaggaagcagagacaggacacctgacccaagctgaccaaagaagtattccataccacagcacgtcatgcccgggatgtaactgggagttactcaGCAACTTTGACCTACTATTACTCAGTAAATAGTGCCAAGCATAGATTAATCCATATCCTAttcacagcatttcattcaCTGTAAGATTTTCTTACAATTGGCAGATTGGCATTTAAAGACTCCTGGCATTTAAAGGTACTCACAGTTGCACGGAAAACCTGACAACAGCCTTCCTTCTTACACAGCCTGATCCTGACAGCCATCCTTCCTTGGCATCTTGGGACTTCCAGGAACTATCCCAGAATAATAATTCCCTCTGTGATaggaattctgtttctgtagcatgACAGTCAGGGGATTCAGGGAAAAGTGAATATAAACAGCAAGATGACAGCACTGCAAGGCAGAtactcaacataaggacatggagctgcctcacagctgcttaattcccccacctgcctgtccccagcaaTCTGCaggtcccctccctgctccccccgccaccagctcccttcctccttccctccctcgagacccactgaattccttctttctccagcacTCTAAAACAGTAAACTACACAGGattctctcttcattttgttAACCATGTATAAGAGTTGGCCACTACAAAATAAAGTTCTAAATTAATAAAGCTCTATTTTATTGATAGCTCTTACTATCGATACTGGGTTGAACTGGGGCTCAACCCTCCGGTCCCCCCTGTTCTATTTCTGATCCAGCAAAGCATGGGAGGTGTGTCCCGGCAGAGGTCCCACCACTCCCAAGAGTTGCAGGAACCGGCTGCATTCAGgcaataatttttattgtgttacGGAGATCCTGCCTTTCACTCCCGGCCAGATTCTGCTTACTAGCTGGCCCGCGGTTGTTCGGGCGAGACTGCGGTGCGCCCGAGGCGCCTGTAACGGCACAGGGGACGCGTCACAATGGGGGATGGCTATgagggtgcctgcaggcagcaccgGCCCAGAAcggcctggggcagcagtgagtgcGCACGCggggggaggctgggctggacaagggccGGGGCAGAAACGTGGGCCCTGGGGGGGGTGTTCGCCCTGCGTCGAAACCCTGGCTGCGAGCGCCTCGGGCagggcacgctgctgctgcctccgtgCCTGGGCGCaggccttgctgcctcccagctgcctcgttccctctcctgcctgtccgCAGCTCTCTGCGGCTCCCGTCCGCGCTTCCCCGcgcaccagctcccttcctccttccctccctcccagccccactgaattccttctttctcctgcaggccatGGGCCTCGCAAGGCTCTTATTCTGGGTTCTGCAAAGCATATGCGTGCCCATGGTCGGTGATGAGTTGGATGAAGCCACACGTGAGTGCATGCAGCAGCTTTCGAAGATGCTCACGGAGGAGATGGCTCGGATAGCGCAGGAGCTGCATGAAGTcaaggagctgaagagaataGAGCACAACGGTGTGACCTGGAgtggcctgctctctgctgccttgtggaACTGGAAGTTTTGGGTGATCGccggcttcctgctcctcctgattgcagggctctgctgctgctttagcaaaagaagCCCTGAGCTGGACGGCAGCATCAgcgatgaagaggaggaagacagtgcCTCTGGCGTGGCAGATTTTGACACGTACATTGCAATGCGCAACGAGTGGTCATTGAACGAACTGTGGAACCAGAGCGAGTGGGTGGATGCGCTGGTGGAAAACCTTCTCTTTGCTTGCCAAGGGTCCAACTTACTGTCAGAGGGTTTCTTCCTGGAGCTGGGACCAGCCATGGGAGTGGGCAGCGCCTTTGATTGCTGGAGTCCCCAGGAAGACGAGCCTGTCTACCGTATGCTCGTGTGCCTGAAGCCCTGCCGTGGCTACACCTTCTGCCTGGAGCCAGGCACCGTGGCAAACGAGTCCCGCATCCGTGTGGAGCTGGAGCGCACATGCACCGCTCAGCAGACGGTGGGACCCATGCCGTGCTTCCTTCACAACCgcaaggagcagctcaggaagaagcagaagcccaGGCTCCTGCATGCCCTCTGCACCGGCTCCTATCTAGATGTGCAGAAAACTGCTTGCTGGTTCCAGGATATGGTGAGGGAAAACAAGGCAATTGCGCGCCTGTTACGTTCACGTTACTACCTTCTGACTGTGCTGCCCTCCAGACGCTCCTGCAAAGTGGCACTTCAACATATCTCTGGGAGAACCACGGTCATTGAGATGAACTTTGTCGTGCAGCTGGGCAACTCAGACATCTTCATGAGCAGCCAGGCGAGAGAGGGTATCTTCAGCCCAAGCACAACGTGGACATTGACCTTCGCCAGGGCAGAGGCAAAGTTCTTGTGGCTGATGTTCGATCAGACCCCAGACGACACCttgctcagctgcctgcaacTCTGCACCCGCATGCTGGCGGGCACAAGCTTTTCCAGCTATGCCTTGAAGACGGTGGTGATGCACCCCCTGACCACCACAGCCCTGTCAGGCTGGCGCAGGAGACATTTCCTGCTGCGGCTAGGTGACATCATGAGGTACCTGCGCCGCTGCTTGGAGGAGAAACGCCTCGACCACTTCTTCTTTGGCAATGAGAAGATTCCTGAGGAGATCGTCTTGCCCCCAGCCTTGCAAAGAGCCAAGCCATTCAACCTCTTCCAGCATCTGGCGCAGGATCCGGCTGCCCACGAGCAGGCAATGCGTGAGTTCGTGGAGCTGCAACACCGGCTTACAGCACAGATCTTCTTCTAGGGGCACTGAAAGTGGTCTTCATGCAGAGAGGGCTGAGGCCCTCATTGATTCCTTCgttatttcattaaatgccCGTTTTCCTTCCCCAGTCCACTGCTATTCCCtcacttctgtttgcagcaaCTGCTATAGGCGTTCGACTAATATACCGTAGTCATAGATCCAGAGCCGACACCAACCTGTCATGCCGAGAAATGTCCCAAGTTCCTTGAGCGTCCTGGGGTTGAGGGGTTTGGCAGATCGTTTTCTTGCGTTCTTGTCCTAATTTCCACTGCTCCCCTGAGACCTCATACCCCCGGTAGGTGACTTCTTGCTTCATTGTTTGTGCCTTTTGCTGAGATACCTTATATCCTTCAAGTCCATGAGAATTTAACAGGCTTACCATCCATTCGCTACATCTGTTTGAAGTTTCGGTGGCTATCAATAGGTCGTCCACTTCAagcttagcagctttatccagttgttggttgttctgttgttcctcagtggcccgactttTGGGGACTTGGGCATCTTCATGGcgcaccttcaccaccaggttctgcacccgagCAGCGATATCTTGCTGAAGTAccgcagcccagatgggtttacctgtGCTTTGCCgtttgctctgcttccagcgCTGCAACCACCCACCCACACAGGGCATTCGCCACCATCCATGAATCAGtagagagataaagtactggccgcttttctcgttcagcagtgtccaaggcaAGCGGTATGtctttcaccttggcaaactgactcgattcaccctttccttcagcagtttttgcACCTTGTTGTCGAggtctccatacagctgccttccatctctgatgctttcccacaatatggctGGACctatcagtaaacaaggcatactgctttttcactttctgactgtTTATTATACGGCGACGCCTCACGCATCACATCCTCCTCTgttgacattccaaaatctttgccctctggccagtcaatgttgacttctagaattcctgaacaactgggatttcctgttcaagctcactgtgtacttagtgcagcccacttactccatgtagcactggttgcatgatgtgtagaggagaccttGCCTTTGAACgtccagcccagcactggcaaCCGGGATGCCAGgcggagctgtgcttcagtgccaatcacttctgaagcagctcgaaccccttcatagtcTGCCAGTATCACTTTTTCAGTTGGTGTATatctggcctcagatcctctctATCCCccactccaaaagctgaggggtcgaCCTAGAGTCtctcctggagctttctgccagaagctccaggtaggaccattctccccagctgcggggattacattttatacatctggcccggtccggactggtccaaggggtcctgcatgaactatctctcgtTTAAtctgctcaaaggcttgttgttgttCATGGCcccattcttcttccgggtcacatggcagagagggcttacaatcaaactgtaatttgggatgtgcattctccagaaccccacaacacccaagaaagcttgtgtttctttctgattggttggtgaagacattgctgttatcttgttgatcacatctgtggggatttggtgacatccatcttgccattttattcccaaaaaattgaatctcctgtgtaggtcccttgaccttactccgttctattgcaaaactggctttcagcaagatttggattatttgcctccctttctcaaagactttttctgctgtaccaacccacacgataatgtcgtAAAAGTATTGCAGgcgttctggagcttgcccctgttccagtgaagtctggatcagtccacggcagatggtagggctgtgtttccacccctggggcagttggttccaagtgtactggacacccctccaagtaaaagcaaactgtgggaTGCACTCTGCTATCAAAGGAATTGAGAAGACTGCGTTGGCAATATCgattgtggcataccacttggctgcctttgactccagttcggattgaagttctagcatgtctgatACAGCAGCACTctatggtggtgtgacttcattcaggccacgagaGTCTACTGTTATTGTcgactctccgttagactttctcactggccatatggggctatcaaagggtgagcgggtgctactgatcactccttgtctctccagtctacggatcagcttacggatgggaatcagggagtcttggttggtgcgatattgctgcCGGTGCACCGTTTTGGTCgcaattggcacttgttgttcttcgaccttcagcaaccccacaacagaaggatcctctgagagaccaggcaaggtggacaactgctcagtttcctcggtctccagagcagcaataccaaaagcccattggtactcttttgggtctttgaagtaccctctcccaAGGTaatctatgccaaggatgcgtggagcctctggaccagtcacaatggggtgcttttgccacttcctcccagtcaggctgatcaACTCCTGGGGTCGTATGGGTAAGTACCTAGGCCAATGAGCACTTTCAACATTTTGGAATTTCACCTCTCAACAAGTGAAAATCCGGAACGAACTAGTCGGACATTACTACTGTAGCtatcctggaggagaaggaggatatgggaaggaaggaagaaaggaagaatggaCGGACGCAGCaggaagacatttctgttaccGGCTGGCTCTCCCAGAGAAGGCCAAAGGCGCACTTGCCTATAGTTGTCACCAGATggctcccaaggaacaaaggTGGCGACAACACCGAGAGCGCAGACCAGATGAGTCTCATGACCTGCGAGTCTGTCATATCATAACCCACCTCCAAAGTACAACAGAATGATAACCTTAGCCTCACAGACAGACATCACAGGGAGCAGACAGGACAAGAGCAGTACCagtgagcacacacacattaaCTCTGGGAACGCTATGACCACTGACTACCGCACTACCATGAATGCTTGCAACAAATTTGTTCTAACATGCTCGGGTCAGATGTGTCTTTATCGCAACCCAGTGCCCCATACTGGGTGCCAAAAAGGACTGTCACGGTTTAACTGCGGCTGGTAACTCggtaccatgcagccactcccCCAGTTTCCCCTGCCCCTgacaggatgaagaggagaattgtaagaatgtaaaacctgtgggctgaaataagaacagtttaataattgaaattagGTAAAATAGTgtgataatagaaataataccaaCGATAACAatagtgataataataatagacagcaacaagaagaacagaaagcaagctcAGGAAACACAAGTGGTGCACAGCGCAatcactcaccacctgctgactgatacccagcctgacccaagagttgatcagtcccttctggataactccTCCCAGtctatatactgggcatgatgtgctgtggtttggaatacccctttggctagtttgggtcaggtgtcctgtctctgcttccgcacggcttcttgtgctcctcgtcactggcagagcatgagactgaaaaatccttgaaTGGTGTAAGTCAAACTGAGCAAAACCTAAAACTTTGGTGtgttttcagtacttttctcagactgaagccaaaacacagcactgcaccagctactaagcagaaaatgaactctGTCCAAGTCAAAAGCCAGAATATGGCAACATGGTGCCCAAGAAAGGATTTAGTCAGataatgggactcatttctggaacaagcTTACAGATACTTGGGTCAAAGAGCATGGCATCAAGTGGATATGTCACATGCCTTATCATATCAGGGATGCGATATACCTCTTATAATGGACGGCAGATTTTTGCTGTGATGCAGAATTCAATTAATGCTGTATAATTGATAACATCCTAGAAATCCTACTAAGCAATATTAAACAGCCATACATAATTCTATGCCTAAATACTTTATTAAGGTTAGCTCCCTATTTCTAACTAGGTAACTGTTCCGCTTACTGATAACTTGACTGGCTGTTGGGCGAAGGTTAAGTGCGTGccacctttccttcccatcttaGAGCTCTTGTGGGAAACACATGTTGAGCCATGCACTGTTACATAACTAGTTTGTTCTGGATAGTTCTGCTGGCAaggaatgcaaagggaaaattatttaagtaataTGGGGACAGTGtaagaaaatgtgaagcaatAAGCATGGCAATGGGATACAGGCTTTACAATGAATCTTAAAAGCACACGAAAATACAGAATCACCATCAGTGAAGCAGTGTAACAGCACAGGGGACGCGTCGCAATGGGGGATGGCTAGGAGGATGTCTGCAGGCAGCCCAGAAcggcctggggcagcagtgagtgcgcacgcaggggggaggctgggctggacaagggctGGGGCAGAAACGTGGGCCCTGGGGGCGGGGTGCTCGCCCTGCGTCGAAACCCTGGCTGCGAGCGCCTCGGGCagggcacgctgctgctgcctccgtgCCTGGGCGCaggccttgctgcctcccagctgcctcgttccctctcctgcctgtccgCAGCTCTCTGCGgctcccccgcccccccccccccgtccgcGCTTCCCCGcgcaccagctcccttcctccttccctccctcccagccccactgaattccttctttctcctgcaggccatGGGCCTCGCAAGGCTCTTATTCTGGGTTCTGCAAAGCATATGCGTGCCCATGGTCGGTGATGAGTTGGATGAAGCCACACGTGAGCGCATGCAGCAGCTTTCGAAGATGCTCACAGAGGAGATGGCTCGGATAGCGCAGGAGCTGCATGAAGTcgaggagctgaagagaataGAGCACAACGGTGTGACCTGGAgtggcctgctctctgctgccttgtggaACTGGAAATTTTGGGTGATAGccggcttcctgctcctcctgattgcagggctctgctgctgctttagcaaaagaagCCCTGAGCTGGACGGCAGCATCAGcggtgaagaggaggaag
The Lathamus discolor isolate bLatDis1 chromosome 6, bLatDis1.hap1, whole genome shotgun sequence DNA segment above includes these coding regions:
- the LOC136017461 gene encoding inositol 1,4,5-trisphosphate receptor-interacting protein-like 1, translating into MVGDELDEATRECMQQLSKMLTEEMARIAQELHEVKELKRIEHNGVTWSGLLSAALWNWKFWVIAGFLLLLIAGLCCCFSKRSPELDGSISDEEEEDSASGVADFDTYIAMRNEWSLNELWNQSEWVDALVENLLFACQGSNLLSEGFFLELGPAMGVGSAFDCWSPQEDEPVYRMLVCLKPCRGYTFCLEPGTVANESRIRVELERTCTAQQTVGPMPCFLHNRKEQLRKKQKPRLLHALCTGSYLDVQKTACWFQDMVRENKAIARLLRSRYYLLTVLPSRRSCKVALQHISGRTTVIEMNFVVQLGNSDIFMSSQAREGIFSPSTTWTLTFARAEAKFLWLMFDQTPDDTLLSCLQLCTRMLAGTSFSSYALKTVVMHPLTTTALSGWRRRHFLLRLGDIMRYLRRCLEEKRLDHFFFGNEKIPEEIVLPPALQRAKPFNLFQHLAQDPAAHEQAMREFVELQHRLTAQIFF